The genomic window TAAGTTCTCACATGTGCCACTGCTCTGAACTCTTTTGCCCTCCACGCCACTTTCGTCAGATTTGGCTCTAACGGCGTCAAACTACgtgtgtgaaaagtcgaaaataccctcaGGTCTAAATATACaattattttttgagcatcttaacgatttcaaatgaaaaaactgaaAATTAGAAAGttgagatctacaatatttatataaaaattatcttcatttattTCTGTACAAAAAATATGATTTTACATGATTAATATGTCTTAGAAAAATCACATTTTTCTTGCGGAATCAAATGAAGATAAGTTTTGTATAAATATTGTAGATGAAAGCCAAAGATTACCATAAGATTAAAATGAATACAAACTGGAGGCGTAGGTACACTCTGATTATTACCACAAGTACGGTAGGAATCAATATTTATACGGAAGAACGAATGAATATAGCGGATCATATATATGACACATTGTTCCAAACAATACAAATTCCAAAAGCTAATTGTTTTCACGTAACTCCCCCACCCAGCAGGATGTGTATGGAAATGACTTACATACGGAATGTGTGTTTAATATGCCTAGGTCTTGAACGTTTGAGTTGTTCAAGTGATAAGATACCACTCTCGAGTGTGATACCCAAAAGAAGGCAATCTCTTTGTAAGGATGAAATCCGAGGAAAGATGTTTGTCGGTGGTAGTATgttccatcatcatcaccatctttggTTTCAAGAACAACACCATCGTCCGAGTCCCATTCAAATTCCGCTCGTGCCCCCGCTCCCTCCGCATGCTCACTAGATTTAGAGGTGACGGCCCAACTGCTGTAAATGTTGTGATTGCTGAAGGGGAAATTTTGTGCCACTGCTTGAAGGCTGATGTCGCTCTTCAACACCCACTCCATCTGCTCACATGGTTCGTTAAGAAACCACACTCGAAATCGTGGGCAACCATCGTTCCAAGATAGTCCAGAGTACACCCCTTTCTCTGATTTAAGGAAAGAACACCAACACCAGCCATTTCACTCACCGTGGGGCATTTAATCACCCGGAACTTGTCATTCGACAAGGTTATCCTGCAAAATAAGATGGGATCAAGGAAAAGGGAACATGGAATGTGACTGTTTAGTACTCCCTCTATACttaaaaaatgaagtcgttttggacagcgacacggtctccaaaacatatacttatttttataaatatatttatcaaaaagtgatatatgtaaatatttgtgaaagtatttttcaagacaaatctatacatatggttttcatatttcctaactcaacaacttaaaagttattcatgatttatattcctaatgtttgacccaagccttgtccaaaacgacttcattttttagtatggaggaaGTATATGTAAATGGTGTATCAAGATTACATTCAGTAGGAAATAAAAATAACAGAGCGAATGGGATGGATACCTCATGACAGTATGGTTTTCGCAGTGAACGTAGAGTTTTCCCCGGAGATAGACAGAGTGGCGTTCGAACAGTTGGCTTTCGGGGAGCTTGTCGGCAATGGTCCCTGCCGCCACCCCTTGGCGGACGAAGGACCTCTCTTCCCACCTCCAGCTCCTTGACGAGAAGACGTGCGTCGTGTACGGCGACAACGGCCATTCCGAGTCCGCCCTAAATTCATTGTTAGGGCCAAGTACTCGAGGAAGCAAGTGTATCAGCACGACCTCGTAGTGGGGTGACACGACGGGATCATACACAAGGCAATGGCCCTGGAAAAAGTCCTCCATCACAACGGATGGGTCTGGAGAGGGAGGCAGGCGCACCCACTGTCGCGTGGCAGGGTTAACCACCCGCCCATGGTCAAGCAGGAGCAGGCCATTGCAGTGATCCACGATGTGCAGATCCAAGGGCGTGCCCAGGAAGTCGAGCCTGCCGCGGATCCGCCGGTGGCGGCCTGCTGTTGATCTGTTGCGTGAGAAGAAATATGGCGGAGGAATGAGGATATTGTCGAGACAGAAGAAGCCATCAAGCCGGAGAGGGAGGAGATCGGTTCGCAGCAAGCGCATGGTGTCGATGATGGTGCACCAGGACTTGCGGACGCATCGTGACGCGGCAAGGCTGCACGGCGCGAGGCGGCGCAAGATGTCGGTGAGCACGCCGTCTGGGAGCAGGTCCATCAATCACGATCTGATCTGTTACCAGATTACATAATTCATCATGAATAATACTATATATAATCGAGTCATAAACCCTTAATTCCTATTTATTTATTGCCTGCACCTACATTCTACATCAATCATTAGGATCGGATTTATATACCTTAATTGGACCTGTGCACTTGGGCTGCAGTTGCCGCTGTACGTAGCGTGCCACACTCCGCCGCCTCTGCTCCCCGGCGATCCGGCCTGCGATACCTGCTACGACGGGATAGAAGAACCACGTACTGAAGGGATAGATTGTTCGGGGGCAAAGATGTTAGGAAAACAAAGATGGTGATTATGGTGAGAAATTCCATGATAATTAGCAAGGAGCCGAGGAGGAGGCTGGAACTGGGCTCACCAAGATCTGGCCGGGCGGACGGCCGGCGCGGCGGTCCTCGGTCGGGAAAGCGGCGCTAGCGGATGGCGCAGACCCTATTTATATCACCAGAAACGCGAGCGGCGACTCGTGGACGAGCGACTCTTTCAATTCAGGTGCGAAAAAAACGGAGAGGCATAGATCGAGCAGCAGCCTCTGAGTTTTATTATATCACGATCACGAAAAAGCAGTTTAGATTATTCCTGTCGAGATCCAAACAGCATAGATAACCTTCACCACCAATTCTTGATCGTCGGTTTGAAAAGATATAGGAGGAATAAGGAGAAAACGACTCGCCGCATGCGTACGGATCCAGAAAATGTGGGAGATAGAGTAGAATCTCGTTGGAAATGTAGGAGTTACAGTAGGAGTACCGTACAAGGACTCGACGAATGTCGTTACGAGATATCAGGAACGTACATGGACTCGACGAATGTCGTTACGAGAGATCATGGTCCTTGGATCTATACTTCTGTACTACTATAAATACTACATACAAAgcatttttttgaaaaacgaaTATACACAAAACAATCAATGCGATCAAGGATTGTTTCATCAGCAGCACCATGAATCCGTAGTCCTTTTTCCTTGTTTCTCTAGCCTGCTTTTTTGTGCACCTGGTGGCCCAAGCACAAGCAGCTCCGTCATCTGTGCATCTTTACTTTGAGCTATCTACTCAAACATATGATGATTTGTGGACGAAGCTACGAAGGCAGCTGAGGCAGCCGAGTAATCCGGAATATGTGACACCAAATGTGCAAGGCAGATATGTTCTTGGGCCGCGGCGCCCCGAGTTCTACGGCACGCCATTGGGATGGATTATGGTCCATGTCACCGGGGCAGCAACAGAAGACAAGACTACGCTAGCGATAGTCAATGATGATCTGTACCTTCTTGGCTTCAGGAACAGCACTGGACATTGGTACATCCTTGGTGGTGGATTTGGTGGATTACCTGGAGCCATCACAATGCCGTTCACGGAGTCATACTACGATCTGGTTGGCGGTCACCTGAACCTTCCCACAGTTCCATTAGGGAAACAGTCTGCCATAGAAGCCGTCAAGATACTTGCAAGCTGCGACCACTTCGACACAACCACCGAAGCACAAGTCAAGCAAGCGCTGGTCCGGTTTGTGGTGATGATTGCAGAAGCCGCGCGGTTTCCAGCGATCCGAGGTACATTCAGCTCATCTCACAAGTGGCAGCAGCAGACCTTCATCACCCAAACACAGGCAAAACGTGTTGTCCATTGGGGAAAGCTCTCAACACTTCTAGTGATTTGGAAGCGAACTTACGCGTGGGGTGGCGATCGCGCAAGAAACGTGAGGGATGCGATTGGTCAATGGTCCTCGCGATGCTCTCGACTTAGTTGATTTCCTCCTTCGCCCAGAAAATATTTAAGTCCATTGTATTAGTTTTAATAATTTCAAGAATATCATATCATACTATTTGGtttcttattattattatcaatAGATGAGGTTTTAAGTCCATTGTAATAGCTTAATAATGTCAAGAATATCATATCATATGAGGCCGATTGAGGTGCCTAACACATACAATCGATTAAAAATCAATCCACTACTATCTT from Miscanthus floridulus cultivar M001 chromosome 11, ASM1932011v1, whole genome shotgun sequence includes these protein-coding regions:
- the LOC136492348 gene encoding putative F-box protein At3g16210 gives rise to the protein MDLLPDGVLTDILRRLAPCSLAASRCVRKSWCTIIDTMRLLRTDLLPLRLDGFFCLDNILIPPPYFFSRNRSTAGRHRRIRGRLDFLGTPLDLHIVDHCNGLLLLDHGRVVNPATRQWVRLPPSPDPSVVMEDFFQGHCLVYDPVVSPHYEVVLIHLLPRVLGPNNEFRADSEWPLSPYTTHVFSSRSWRWEERSFVRQGVAAGTIADKLPESQLFERHSVYLRGKLYVHCENHTVMRITLSNDKFRVIKCPTFDAVRAKSDESGVEGKRVQSSGTCENLNF